Proteins encoded in a region of the Planococcus citri chromosome 1, ihPlaCitr1.1, whole genome shotgun sequence genome:
- the PIG-G gene encoding GPI ethanolamine phosphate transferase 2 isoform X2, which produces MQTMTVGSVSNFVDVVLNLGSSQVHQDNILSQAVKMKKNIVFYGDDTWIKLFPKVFSRYEGTTSFFVSDFIEVDNNVTRNVLLEMKQEDWDMMILHYLGLDHIGHLEGPFSSKISWKLNEMDNIIEIIHRQLKIWKRDQKKEYLLIICGDHGMKDTGGHGGSTLGEILVPFLVFGSSCNTTAEIFQVDIAVTLSTLMGLPIPVESVGKLIYGLIDNLPLSIQLDAYYNNVMQLIQNYHSIIEDNSELGVKETELYLQATKSQRENDMKYAIRLYREVLSQLSAKLIDSLTRFDTLCLYLAMIILLQASYLPCISESKNVSDVRYIIFITLALTFALRQICVLNNNNSALCSNNPFTVVFIGFISYLIVFNTIFLFVSAKALMEYLKTVFRILCSDKILLFVVTCSVMQIVSTISTSFIEEEHMTWYYFWTTWMVVALMNAKIKKDSISLFVSLIMSRIIRKLNQTGDHWASLPDISDWLIESHHKIYLSLVFGFGLVAAFFCMNHFDSKKRRKLNRLGHFLSILNKCFTISCLILIYAYRLAVRDVIFFNKFSNFLSDKGIAEFEIFLYVFLVTALVKFICIYFNGVYSTNDTAPVTIDVLKAFADLWILITCLLLRPTNVILPSSLIFSSNVVCKVLRKQPNELTKLILIHHWLARVYFFYQGNSNSLASIDIASGYIGQREYNSWVVGSLIICSSFSMPILAYLLMIRHYVGYIFRHFRRQNWNIIRSSILISINIWFTLEAFAMFFYMVIIMNFRYHLFIWSVFSPKLLYFSAYYVLLYPVFLIVQLLFDKFSVSTKL; this is translated from the exons ATGCAGACAATGACCGTTGGaagtgtttcaaattttgtggaTGTAGTGCTGAATTTAGGAAGCAGTCAAGTTCATCAAGACAACATATTATCACAAGCtgtcaaaatgaagaaaaacataGTGTTTTACGGCGACGATACCTGGATTAAATTATTTCCCAAAGTATTCTCTAGATATGAAGGCACCACTTCTTTTTTTGTGTCGGATTttattgaa GTTGATAATAATGTTACTCGCAACGTTTTATTGGAAATGAAACAAGAGGATTGGGATATGATGATATTGCATTACCTAGGTTTAGATCACATAGGTCACTTAGAAGGCCCATTCAGCTCAAAAATTTCGTGGAAACTCAACGAAATGGACAATATAATCGAAATAATTCACCGccaactgaaaatttgg AAACGagaccaaaaaaaagaatatttgcTGATTATTTGTGGGGACCATGGCATGAAAGACACAGGTGGTCATGGAGGTTCAACATTGGGAGAAATTTTAGTGCCCTTTCTTGTTTTTGGCTCTTCTTGCAATACGACCGC GGAAATCTTTCAAGTTGACATTGCAGTTACTTTATCGACTTTGATGGGACTTCCAATACCAGTAGAAAGcgttggaaaattaatttacgGACTTATAGATAATTTGCCTTTATCCATTCAACTGGATGCGTATTACAACAATGTCATGCAGTTAATACAGAATTATCATAGTATAATCGAAGACAATTCTGAATTAG GAGTGAAAGAAACTGAATTATATTTACAAGCCACCAAATCTCAACGAGAGAACGATATGAAATATGCCATTCGTCTGTATCGAGAAGTTTTATCCCAGCTAAGTGCTAAACTTATTGATTCGTTGACGAGATTTGATACATTATGTTTATACCTTGCCATGATTATTCTTCTTCAG GCTTCTTATTTACCATGCATTTCTGAGAGCAAAAATGTTTCTGATGTGAGATACATCATATTCATCACCCTCGCACTAACCTTTGCGTTGCGacaaatttgtgttttaaataaTAACAACAGCGCACTGTGCAGCAACAATCCATTTACCGTTGTTTTTATTGGTTTTATATCGTATTTAATAGTGTTcaatacgatttttttatttgtttctgCGAAAGCATTG ATGGAATACTTGAAAACTGTATTCAGAATTCTATGCTCGGATAAAATACTTCTATTCGTGGTCACATGTTCAGTAATGCAAATTGTAAGCACAATTTCTACGAGCTTTATTGAAGAAGAGCATATGACTTGGTATTATTTTTGGACTACGTGGATGGTAGTAGCTCTGATGAatgctaaaataaaaaaagatagCATTTCTCTATTTGTTTCGTTGATTATGAGCAGAATTATTCGCAAATTAAATCAAACCGGAGACCATTGGGCATCGTTACCAGATATTAGTGATTGGTTAATTGAATCACATCACAAAATATACTTATCGCTCGTTTTTGGTTTCG GTTTGGTTGCAGCATTCTTTTGCATGAATCattttgattcgaaaaaaagacgaaaattgAATCGGTTGGGGCATTTTTTATCCATTCTAAATAAATGCTTCACCATATCATGTTTGATATTGATATACGCTTATCGTTTGGCTGTTAGAGATGTTATATTTTTTAACAAGTTCTCCAACTTTTTATCAGACAA GGGTATCGCTGAGTTCGAAATATTCCTTTACGTTTTCCTAGTCACCGCTCTCGTCAAgtttatttgtatttattttaatgGCGTTTATTCAACGAATGATACTGCTCCGGTCACTATAGATGTTTTGAAAGCGTTCGCAGATTTATGGATATTGATAACGTGCCTGCTACTGCGACCTACTAATGTAATTTTGCCATCATCTTTAATTTTTAGCAGTAATGTCGTCTGTAAAGTATTACGAAAACAACCCAACGAAttaacaaaattgattttaattcatCATTGGCTTGctcgagtgtattttttttaccag GGAAATTCCAATAGCTTAGCGAGTATCGATATAGCAAGCGGTTACATCGGTCAAAGAGAGTACAATTCTTGGGTTGTTGGCTCGTTGATTATTTGTTCTTCTTTTAGTATGCCAATATTGGCATATTTATTGATGATTCGACATTACGTTGGGTACATATTTCGCCATTTTCGACGCCAAAATTGGAATATTAttag GTCATCTATACTGATCTCAATCAACATATGGTTTACTTTGGAAGCATTTGCAATGTTTTTCTACATGGtgataattatgaattttaggTATCATTTATTCATATGGTCGGTATTTTCGCCGAAATTGTTATATTTTTCGGCATACTATGTTTTATTGTATCCAGTTTTCCTAATTGTACAATTGTTGTTTGACAAATTTTCCGTTTCGACAAAA
- the PIG-G gene encoding GPI ethanolamine phosphate transferase 2 isoform X1, which translates to MVEGNYYSFFCGAFGILLFLYGFFLSSSYTNRGSQLDDARNVYDTGRNVEKEINMGKALVDKVVIVVIDALRYDFIAGEKVSKDMPYVASLMNRSKGCLFSCRVHLPTVTMPRIKTMTVGSVSNFVDVVLNLGSSQVHQDNILSQAVKMKKNIVFYGDDTWIKLFPKVFSRYEGTTSFFVSDFIEVDNNVTRNVLLEMKQEDWDMMILHYLGLDHIGHLEGPFSSKISWKLNEMDNIIEIIHRQLKIWKRDQKKEYLLIICGDHGMKDTGGHGGSTLGEILVPFLVFGSSCNTTAEIFQVDIAVTLSTLMGLPIPVESVGKLIYGLIDNLPLSIQLDAYYNNVMQLIQNYHSIIEDNSELGVKETELYLQATKSQRENDMKYAIRLYREVLSQLSAKLIDSLTRFDTLCLYLAMIILLQASYLPCISESKNVSDVRYIIFITLALTFALRQICVLNNNNSALCSNNPFTVVFIGFISYLIVFNTIFLFVSAKALMEYLKTVFRILCSDKILLFVVTCSVMQIVSTISTSFIEEEHMTWYYFWTTWMVVALMNAKIKKDSISLFVSLIMSRIIRKLNQTGDHWASLPDISDWLIESHHKIYLSLVFGFGLVAAFFCMNHFDSKKRRKLNRLGHFLSILNKCFTISCLILIYAYRLAVRDVIFFNKFSNFLSDKGIAEFEIFLYVFLVTALVKFICIYFNGVYSTNDTAPVTIDVLKAFADLWILITCLLLRPTNVILPSSLIFSSNVVCKVLRKQPNELTKLILIHHWLARVYFFYQGNSNSLASIDIASGYIGQREYNSWVVGSLIICSSFSMPILAYLLMIRHYVGYIFRHFRRQNWNIIRSSILISINIWFTLEAFAMFFYMVIIMNFRYHLFIWSVFSPKLLYFSAYYVLLYPVFLIVQLLFDKFSVSTKL; encoded by the exons ATGGTGGAAGGCAATTATTACAGCTTTTTTTGCGGAGCCTTTGGAATTCTTCTATTCCTGTATGGGTTTTTCCTTTCAAGCAGTTACACAAATCGAGGTTCTCAACTGGACGATGCGCGGAATGTATATGATACCGGACGTAAtgttgaaaa AGAAATTAATATGGGCAAGGCGTTGGTGGACAAAGTCGTGATCGTTGTTATCGATGCATTACGATATGATTTTATCGCTGGTGAGAAAGTCTCAAAAGATATGCCTTATGTTGCCTCTTTGATGAATCGAAGTAAAGGATGTTTATTCTCATGTAGGGTGCATTTACCGACTGTCACTATGCCTCGAATCAAA ACAATGACCGTTGGaagtgtttcaaattttgtggaTGTAGTGCTGAATTTAGGAAGCAGTCAAGTTCATCAAGACAACATATTATCACAAGCtgtcaaaatgaagaaaaacataGTGTTTTACGGCGACGATACCTGGATTAAATTATTTCCCAAAGTATTCTCTAGATATGAAGGCACCACTTCTTTTTTTGTGTCGGATTttattgaa GTTGATAATAATGTTACTCGCAACGTTTTATTGGAAATGAAACAAGAGGATTGGGATATGATGATATTGCATTACCTAGGTTTAGATCACATAGGTCACTTAGAAGGCCCATTCAGCTCAAAAATTTCGTGGAAACTCAACGAAATGGACAATATAATCGAAATAATTCACCGccaactgaaaatttgg AAACGagaccaaaaaaaagaatatttgcTGATTATTTGTGGGGACCATGGCATGAAAGACACAGGTGGTCATGGAGGTTCAACATTGGGAGAAATTTTAGTGCCCTTTCTTGTTTTTGGCTCTTCTTGCAATACGACCGC GGAAATCTTTCAAGTTGACATTGCAGTTACTTTATCGACTTTGATGGGACTTCCAATACCAGTAGAAAGcgttggaaaattaatttacgGACTTATAGATAATTTGCCTTTATCCATTCAACTGGATGCGTATTACAACAATGTCATGCAGTTAATACAGAATTATCATAGTATAATCGAAGACAATTCTGAATTAG GAGTGAAAGAAACTGAATTATATTTACAAGCCACCAAATCTCAACGAGAGAACGATATGAAATATGCCATTCGTCTGTATCGAGAAGTTTTATCCCAGCTAAGTGCTAAACTTATTGATTCGTTGACGAGATTTGATACATTATGTTTATACCTTGCCATGATTATTCTTCTTCAG GCTTCTTATTTACCATGCATTTCTGAGAGCAAAAATGTTTCTGATGTGAGATACATCATATTCATCACCCTCGCACTAACCTTTGCGTTGCGacaaatttgtgttttaaataaTAACAACAGCGCACTGTGCAGCAACAATCCATTTACCGTTGTTTTTATTGGTTTTATATCGTATTTAATAGTGTTcaatacgatttttttatttgtttctgCGAAAGCATTG ATGGAATACTTGAAAACTGTATTCAGAATTCTATGCTCGGATAAAATACTTCTATTCGTGGTCACATGTTCAGTAATGCAAATTGTAAGCACAATTTCTACGAGCTTTATTGAAGAAGAGCATATGACTTGGTATTATTTTTGGACTACGTGGATGGTAGTAGCTCTGATGAatgctaaaataaaaaaagatagCATTTCTCTATTTGTTTCGTTGATTATGAGCAGAATTATTCGCAAATTAAATCAAACCGGAGACCATTGGGCATCGTTACCAGATATTAGTGATTGGTTAATTGAATCACATCACAAAATATACTTATCGCTCGTTTTTGGTTTCG GTTTGGTTGCAGCATTCTTTTGCATGAATCattttgattcgaaaaaaagacgaaaattgAATCGGTTGGGGCATTTTTTATCCATTCTAAATAAATGCTTCACCATATCATGTTTGATATTGATATACGCTTATCGTTTGGCTGTTAGAGATGTTATATTTTTTAACAAGTTCTCCAACTTTTTATCAGACAA GGGTATCGCTGAGTTCGAAATATTCCTTTACGTTTTCCTAGTCACCGCTCTCGTCAAgtttatttgtatttattttaatgGCGTTTATTCAACGAATGATACTGCTCCGGTCACTATAGATGTTTTGAAAGCGTTCGCAGATTTATGGATATTGATAACGTGCCTGCTACTGCGACCTACTAATGTAATTTTGCCATCATCTTTAATTTTTAGCAGTAATGTCGTCTGTAAAGTATTACGAAAACAACCCAACGAAttaacaaaattgattttaattcatCATTGGCTTGctcgagtgtattttttttaccag GGAAATTCCAATAGCTTAGCGAGTATCGATATAGCAAGCGGTTACATCGGTCAAAGAGAGTACAATTCTTGGGTTGTTGGCTCGTTGATTATTTGTTCTTCTTTTAGTATGCCAATATTGGCATATTTATTGATGATTCGACATTACGTTGGGTACATATTTCGCCATTTTCGACGCCAAAATTGGAATATTAttag GTCATCTATACTGATCTCAATCAACATATGGTTTACTTTGGAAGCATTTGCAATGTTTTTCTACATGGtgataattatgaattttaggTATCATTTATTCATATGGTCGGTATTTTCGCCGAAATTGTTATATTTTTCGGCATACTATGTTTTATTGTATCCAGTTTTCCTAATTGTACAATTGTTGTTTGACAAATTTTCCGTTTCGACAAAA
- the Aduk gene encoding serine/threonine-protein kinase ULK3 isoform X2, translating into MTPLEDFINVTKIGYGSYSTVYKAQKKSKPKDIVAIKVVEKAKLSVRGRDDIVNEIRVMKLFKHPHILEMRQFEWDEKNIYIIMEYCDGGDLSTFIKQKCKLPESTCQKFLQQLAVGLQFLRSHDISHLDLKPQNLLLVTKPKLTLKIGDFGFAQFLSDTTQKHAIRGSPLYMAPEMLLGGQYDAKADLWSVGVITYECLFGKAPFSSSTYNELYARVKSKIPITIPENGVLSKNCQDFLKNLLVYDPKVRMSYETFFNHSFLDLEHVPSEANFKKAMKIISKAETCDKASQHIEAFNLYCEALSYLVPICRDETNEDKKIKLRSEVIRYTKRAEELKCMLHLSDETKADASSEKQSRSSRNVQQDSYDEVDSPVKHKEAEKVPKFSKIVARASSLKNLLDLCSKTPNLMTALEIGMNGQMYLAEGKYQLAYEKFESSLGILVPAIKSEPPGIRKELLYVQTREWLKQAESAKSLLSMKENEEQLSSTENRETCVIQ; encoded by the exons ATGACTCCGCTAGAAGATTTCATTAATGTGACGAAAATTGGCTATGGAAGTTATTCAACCGTTTACAAGGCCCAGAAAAAA tcgaAACCGAAAGATATTGTTGCTATTAAAGTtgttgaaaaagcaaaactttcagTACGAGGAAGAGATGATATTGTGAATGAAATCAGAGTAATGAAATTATTCAAGCATCCGCATATACTAGAAATGAGACAGTTTGAATGGGACGAAAA AAACATTTATATTATAATGGAATACTGTGATGGTGGTGATCTCTCTACTTTTattaaacaaaaatgtaaactgCCCGAAAgtacttgccaaaaatttttgcaacaacttGCCGTTGGATTACAGTTCCTACGTTCTCATGACATCAGTCATTTAGATCTGAAACCTCAAAATCTACTTTTAGTTACCAAACCCAAGCTGACATTGAAAATTGGAG ATTTTGGTTTCGCTCAATTTCTTAGCGATACTACTCAAAAGCATGCTATCAGAGGGTCGCCCTTGTACATGGCACCAGAAATGTTATTAGGTGGTCAGTATGATGCCAAAGCTGACCTTTGGTCCGTTGGAGTAATAACTTATGAGTGCTTGTTTGGCAAAGCACCGTTCTCCTCGAGCACCTATAACGAACTATATGCTAgagtaaaatctaaaattcccATTACG ATTCCGGAAAATGGTGTGCTgtctaaaaattgtcaagattttttgaagaatcttCTGGTATACGATCCGAAAGTACGAATGAGctatgaaacatttttcaatcattcatttCTTGATTTAGAGCACGTTCCTTCCGaagcaaacttcaaaaaagcGATGAAAATAATTAGTAAAGCAGAAACCTGTGATAAAGCTAGTCAACATATTGAAGCTTTTAATCTATACTGTGAAGCATTATCATATTTAGTTCCCATTTGTAGAG ACGAAACTAATGAAGACAAGAAAATTAAACTACGATCCGAAGTTATACGATACACTAAACGAGCAGAAGAATTGAAATGCATGTTACATTTAAGTGATGAGACAAAAGCTGATGCATCTTCGGAAAAACAATCTCGTTCATCTCGTAATGTTCAACAAGACTCGTATGACGAAGTTGATTCACCAGTTAAGCATAAAGAAGCTGAAAAAGTTCCTAAATTCAGTAAAATTGTTGCCAGAGCGagttcattgaaaaatctgc TTGATTTGTGTTCAAAAACACCCAATTTAATGACCGCTTTGGAAATTGGTATGAATGGTCAAATGTACTTAGCTGAAGGCAAATATCAATTggcttatgaaaaatttgaaagcagTCTAGGAATATTAGTGCCAGCCATTAAATCAGAACCGCCTGGTATTCGTAAAGAATTACTTTATGTACAA ACTCGCGAGTGGTTGAAACAAGCTGAAAGCGCCAAATCGTTGCTCTCGATGAAAGAAAACGAAGAACAATTATCATCTACTGAAAACAGAG
- the Aduk gene encoding serine/threonine-protein kinase ULK3 isoform X1, with translation MTPLEDFINVTKIGYGSYSTVYKAQKKSKPKDIVAIKVVEKAKLSVRGRDDIVNEIRVMKLFKHPHILEMRQFEWDEKNIYIIMEYCDGGDLSTFIKQKCKLPESTCQKFLQQLAVGLQFLRSHDISHLDLKPQNLLLVTKPKLTLKIGDFGFAQFLSDTTQKHAIRGSPLYMAPEMLLGGQYDAKADLWSVGVITYECLFGKAPFSSSTYNELYARVKSKIPITIPENGVLSKNCQDFLKNLLVYDPKVRMSYETFFNHSFLDLEHVPSEANFKKAMKIISKAETCDKASQHIEAFNLYCEALSYLVPICRDETNEDKKIKLRSEVIRYTKRAEELKCMLHLSDETKADASSEKQSRSSRNVQQDSYDEVDSPVKHKEAEKVPKFSKIVARASSLKNLLDLCSKTPNLMTALEIGMNGQMYLAEGKYQLAYEKFESSLGILVPAIKSEPPGIRKELLYVQTREWLKQAESAKSLLSMKENEEQLSSTENRGKKTKKFRNVVLLKFLSNGSKQ, from the exons ATGACTCCGCTAGAAGATTTCATTAATGTGACGAAAATTGGCTATGGAAGTTATTCAACCGTTTACAAGGCCCAGAAAAAA tcgaAACCGAAAGATATTGTTGCTATTAAAGTtgttgaaaaagcaaaactttcagTACGAGGAAGAGATGATATTGTGAATGAAATCAGAGTAATGAAATTATTCAAGCATCCGCATATACTAGAAATGAGACAGTTTGAATGGGACGAAAA AAACATTTATATTATAATGGAATACTGTGATGGTGGTGATCTCTCTACTTTTattaaacaaaaatgtaaactgCCCGAAAgtacttgccaaaaatttttgcaacaacttGCCGTTGGATTACAGTTCCTACGTTCTCATGACATCAGTCATTTAGATCTGAAACCTCAAAATCTACTTTTAGTTACCAAACCCAAGCTGACATTGAAAATTGGAG ATTTTGGTTTCGCTCAATTTCTTAGCGATACTACTCAAAAGCATGCTATCAGAGGGTCGCCCTTGTACATGGCACCAGAAATGTTATTAGGTGGTCAGTATGATGCCAAAGCTGACCTTTGGTCCGTTGGAGTAATAACTTATGAGTGCTTGTTTGGCAAAGCACCGTTCTCCTCGAGCACCTATAACGAACTATATGCTAgagtaaaatctaaaattcccATTACG ATTCCGGAAAATGGTGTGCTgtctaaaaattgtcaagattttttgaagaatcttCTGGTATACGATCCGAAAGTACGAATGAGctatgaaacatttttcaatcattcatttCTTGATTTAGAGCACGTTCCTTCCGaagcaaacttcaaaaaagcGATGAAAATAATTAGTAAAGCAGAAACCTGTGATAAAGCTAGTCAACATATTGAAGCTTTTAATCTATACTGTGAAGCATTATCATATTTAGTTCCCATTTGTAGAG ACGAAACTAATGAAGACAAGAAAATTAAACTACGATCCGAAGTTATACGATACACTAAACGAGCAGAAGAATTGAAATGCATGTTACATTTAAGTGATGAGACAAAAGCTGATGCATCTTCGGAAAAACAATCTCGTTCATCTCGTAATGTTCAACAAGACTCGTATGACGAAGTTGATTCACCAGTTAAGCATAAAGAAGCTGAAAAAGTTCCTAAATTCAGTAAAATTGTTGCCAGAGCGagttcattgaaaaatctgc TTGATTTGTGTTCAAAAACACCCAATTTAATGACCGCTTTGGAAATTGGTATGAATGGTCAAATGTACTTAGCTGAAGGCAAATATCAATTggcttatgaaaaatttgaaagcagTCTAGGAATATTAGTGCCAGCCATTAAATCAGAACCGCCTGGTATTCGTAAAGAATTACTTTATGTACAA ACTCGCGAGTGGTTGAAACAAGCTGAAAGCGCCAAATCGTTGCTCTCGATGAAAGAAAACGAAGAACAATTATCATCTACTGAAAACAGAGgtaaaaagaccaaaaaatttagaaatgttgtgcttttaaaattttt